ttattattatagaattGAGCATATATCAAGTTTTAAATCATTTATCTCAAGATTTAATATTCTCCCAAATTCCTAActacaataatcatgataatgttcaattatctgtttttatgcATTCTTATTAAAACAACCTTTTGCCtaataattttgacaatatatttttgCAAACCAACATATAGATGTACATAATACTAAGAAATTCAACCGATACTCGTGCAATATATGGTCACTATTCTTTCTCaaacaatataattttatgTAGTTGTCCCATTATTTGGAATAAgctcatcaaaatatcaaacagtGCAAAACTGAACAAAGCCTTAAAAGACATTTGAAAATCCACTTAATGCAGAAATTATACTACTAATAGTATACTGATATAGAttcaattattatattcatgttatgtttgtttgatctGTATTTCCAGACTGcatatgtttttattgtgtTGTTTTGTGTTGAATTCATGATCATTAATTTAAAAGTCCTTTGTTACTTTCTCTGATCCTTCGACTATTCtcaaatattcttatttatgttaaaatgtattttatttgaaatatccatatttcttgatttgtatgttttttaatgaagattttggtaaataaagtttcaatttcaatttaaagtGAATAATAAAGCGTGactgatattttgatatcatcatgatcatattgAAAAATACATGTGACATAGTGTgaacatgataatgaaaatgtacaaattttatgttaagcaaagtgattttatgttttgattttcCTCGTAGGCATGGTAGGAGACAACAGAGTATACTCTACATAATATTTAGGTTACAATATATTATATAGGCTTATGATCGAATTCAGTAATAGAAAAGTTCGCTATGCCAACAATtgctcatatatatatatacagcttATCATATCTCATATATAGGCTTATGATCAAATTCCAAAACTAATAGAAAAATTCGCTGTGCCAAACATTTATGACTCATCGCTTGAATAGTCATTAACTgataaataacattaaaaaaatatggtaatTGATATTTACATTCCACGATAACTTTtagtaaatgaaatatatatatatatgtatacaatgtatcaattaaatcattaaaattcattttgcctgACCATCGCTATCAGAATACCAGCCAATGTGACACATTGAACAGTATCCTGTTTATGTGATGTGGTCAACTAATAACCTATAATGTATATTCAGTTAGAGGGCGCACTCATGCTGAGTAATAAAATACCCTTTCTACCAGTAAGAAATCTCAACTACTCTATGATGTTCGAGTCAACCACAACATGAAACAACAGTGAGTGAACATAATCAAGGAGCTCCTTGACATAatcaaaatgtacaaattttACACAGTTACTAAgcagtaaaaaaaacacattgtttAAGTATGTCACTCCAACAACAAGTTCTTTAAACTTGTTCTGTAATTCTATATAAATATGTTCATTATTGCGGACTGAAATAATcactagagggtattcatttgtcttatggtcaacaaggaaattcgtgatcactttCGCAAAAAGtgtcgaaagctcgtgaacttgtaagctagtgaacactttttgcgagagtggtCACGAACTTCCgaaagctagtgaacactttttgcgaaagtgatcacgaatttccttgttgaccatagtagattgcgagacaaatgaataccctctagcgattgttctctaattgtttatttttttcaacaacttctttaaaaaaaatcaaacaatatttaTTAGACTGTTGGGCTtaacaacgtgcttaaaatttaTAAACAGCCTTTTTACAGCAGTACGTTATTTTGGAGCTTTTTTTATAAAGTGATTACGTTCACATTGTATTCTTTCATTATGAGTAGGAgataacgggggggggggtcatcatcataattatgcactacagtgcgtatcaaaaaaagtttacacttaaaaaaatcctgtaaaattatacatttgtaatatcctgaagatttttccacattttaagaTTGATACAGATcgatttaaagggatggtccgggctgaaaatatttatatcttaatacattgaGTAGAGTTCACTGAGCAAAaggccgaaaatttcatcaaaatcggataacaaatattaAAGTTATTGCAGTTAAAAGTTAAGCAATatcttgtgaaaacagtcgtcataaatattcattaggtgggctgatgatgtcacatccccactttccgttttcttatgttattacataaaaccataatttttatatttcatagttgtgtgaaaaatatgtctccttgttatgaaataagttccagcaataaatatctaatgcactaaatcagttgtcagttcaatttttctagttcttggaggaaaagaatgaataaacctaatttcatataataaaatacaaaagaacaagtggagatgtgagatcatcagcccacctaatgaatattcatgacgactgttttcacaaaatattgctaaactaaTCCGATTTTAATgcaattttctgcattttgcttagggaattctactttatttaataagctataaatattttcagcccagaccatccctttaagcaaatgacgatgtcACTGtcgaaaaaatatttccgcttgagtgagcaccgcttacttttgaaaagttagtgaaaaatgatttgcgcagaactttgaaatagttattcGAAAAAAAGTAGATcttaattatgaataaaaagttgaatttagctagtaaaattggtttgaagacgtcttttacccttttaacttgtttccttgcccaaaacacttcgaagggtgcattgtgccccacccccacacacataggCCATCGTGACGACATTTGccttacactgagctgtgatttacatgaaatggcttaggcttggtttttatttttttaatcgtagtcaagcttggaaaaagtgtggagaaacaagtgttaaatgaaaaatgaaatgtaaacccacttttaatgataaaaacttagtgaaaaatgctggagatgtcagATATAAACTTTTGTACAGACTTAGTTACGTCCACacatccagctggcacaaaaaaaggtaaaggttgtgcttactaagtgttgaaatttcaatttgggtggcgaaattgttacaaaatgcttgaatgtatctgttttatttcaactgactaaaagtgcaaggaaaatgtatgagaaatgtttccccttgacacagcgtgaacacgagcatttctgcgcagatttctgcgagcttttaaaaaatgaacagtgctcactcaagtgtaacattctgtcaaaacttttactttcattagatagatgagacccaaacccaagaatacatgtaaaaaattacacacatgttgtatattttataattccCAGGgccttttcaaagtgtaaactgtTTCGATGCGCACTGTATAATGATCATATTCAATAGAAAAGTTCGTTGCGCCTAACGACCTGGAATTGGAGAagaaatggatatggaaatttTGACTCATCAACCGATTAAATTATGAAGTCATTACATGATGAAATAAACATGAGAATAAATATATCCGACGCTTTAAGGAAATATGTTGATGCTGGGCATATACTGTACATTACTGTACACGATAACTACGAAAATATGAACAAACACATTTGAATCATAAAGATACATGGCTATATGCTTCAAGGATACGGTTGCTTATAAACACACATACATGAAATCGTTGGCCTATGTTGGTCTCTCAATCCGGTGGAGTGGGTTAGATGACAAGTCAGAGCGCTAGTGCCCTTTTATACGATATTATTATCAGGTAccttggagaggaccttaagccgtcggttcACTGGTTGATTACTAACAACCAACCAACCGCACTTTCTCCGCAGTCCAGTATAACAATCCTCACcaacatgttttatatataCACCCAAAATTATTTACacaatataaacccctcaaagaAAGTTTGGACATCTGTGTTtagccattaatttctcccaactcccaattttacacaatgcatatttaacattattcaaaagatcatttaattctctttaaaatgataccatgcttgttatgatcatgccatcaggAAAaaagcaggattcaaaagtgtttgatgaggtctgaattaaaaagctgcaaaacgagcagaaatagtcatgacgggtcaatacagaacatgattattttgtctgtgtcaatagagatgaaaatccattcaaaccaagcccctgcttctgtagtgatggtactgtgagataacatggtttgagtcgtggtttcaaatacccatgcatgtttgtttgtttgttatgtttttgcttgtgcagaggtgtgtttgattccttgttaatgttgatgttaaggtgcatgaaaacaattaaaagaaaccgctgagaaacttaCTCATCACCagtgaaaaaaagaacagtgactttcaatattgtgtcattttgcaaattttgaattttgaccttgcccccatatttcaaggcactgcacctccatatgaaccataatcatatcatgtagggtatcattttaaggAGAATCAAATGTTctatttattgctattaatcacacattgatattcattaaaaccgaggagggattatcgatcaaagttagatttacaaactttttttgaggagttagatcaatacaataatGAAGGGGTACTCAGACTGAGAGGGACAAACAAACACTGAAAACCtgatcaaaatttgacaaggaaattTATAAGCATTGCGTTTCCTTGGTGACACTGTTATAAAATTGGTTACTGCTTTGATTTGTAATATCATCATTgttgaaacaaattttatacACAATGCATTGTGATGTcctataatgaaataagaaaagggaaagttggGACCACACAACATCAGCCCACTTATCACTGGTCAtagctgttttcacaaaatatcgctaaacttacaaattaattagttgttttatcagattttgatgaaattttcagcgttttgccaTTTTATGTTATGGAGTATGTCATAACGTATATtctgattttactttttttagcCAGGAGAACccatttttaaaggaattttaCTGATAGTTCTATAGCATGCGTGACTAGTTTGTATACTCCTAAGAATGTCACATGATGGATCCTACCATTGAAAAGAGAtatcatgaaattatgataaacaaTAGAATATGGAACCATGGAGGTAAATCAGGATAGCTCGGTGAATACATGTTACACAATATTGGGCTGTGATGCTATATGGTGTGAGACAATCTggattaccatgattacagtgATACCTTGATGAAATATAACTTCTTTTCACAAGCAAAGGCGAGCATGTCTGGAGAGAGGGAAACCAAGTAACACCAATTCCAAACCAATGTCATATTAAGTGCGTTGAACTCAACTCTTTCCTTCAGGTTCAGACCATCAAGATCATAGAGCCTGATCACGACGCTACTATTCTTCACATCAACACTTGCTACATACACCCAGTCCTGCTCATCCACGGCAGCAAACAGGTAGACACCCTTTTGAGCTTGTAGAGACTCACCAGCATTCCCATCCCTGTCACAGACCGTCACCATGCTTGGATTGCGCCAACATGAACTCGTGACGATCAAACCCGTCCTGGTGATAGATGCCTGCTCCGTTTTGTGCTTTGTTTGAACAGTGTGTTTAAGAGTGGATCCTGTCGGGTCATAGATATAGACTTGTTTTCCAtagttagtaatgatgatttcatcTGATGGACTCCTGTTAACTCTGAGAAAATTTCCATTGTCTCTCACGTGGATCGTTGCTTTCCTGGAGCCAAGGGGAGAGTAGATGTGGGCTTCTGTAGAACCAATAGACACACATAACGCCCCGTCCCGTTGCAAAATCAGATCATAACAATACATGTCATTTAAGGCTAATATGTTACTATATCGCTGCTTACCACCATTTGAATCAATGATATCAATACCTTGTGCATCCCATCCATTCCCGATAGCGACAGTGCTAAGGGAGTACCGTGCCATACCGAACATCCTTCCCCGTAGATCAATACACTGAATGACTTCCATCTTGGGATCTGATCCTGAGATGCTCCCGAGGTCAAGCTGAGTATCGTCTGCTAGTTTGAACCTCTTCTCATGTGCTTTCTTCTTAATAGCTTCCGCAGAAGTGTGATCAGTATGTTCTGAAATGCTCCCGAGGTCAAGACGAGTATCATCTGCTGGTTTGAACCTCTTCTCCTGTGCTTTCTTCTTAATAGCTTCTGCAGAAGTGTGATCAGTAACCTCCTTCAGCATGGCATCCAGCTCCTCACAGAGCAAGATATGAGCAGATAGAGTGTCTGTCTCAAGATGACCTAGTCTGTCATTATCTACCAAAGTAATTGAACTACAAATACTCTTGATCCTCTGTCGATCTTTTGACTTCAAGACGTCGAGGTCGTCATCAAAACTATGCTGTAAGGCATGTATTGAGTCGGTGAGATTTCGAAGATTTTCTTCCAGTTCCTTGGCCTTGATGTTGTAGGCTTGCTTGACATCATCTAGTAGTGTCTGCACTGCAGTGTGTACCTCATGACGTTGTATTTCTATGTTCTGAATGTTCTTCTCTAGCTCTGCTTTCTTGTCAGCACATCGTTGAGCAAGGTCTGTTACCTACGAAATAAAAGTGTATTATGTAAAAACAGCGAGTTAGATCTGGAAATATTCCATAAAGGCGAATATAACAAATGCTAATACtctaaaacaaagaaatcataCAGAATGACGTACGACAATCTGAATAAGCTTGAAGAGAGACAgcatataattacaaaattgttTGTCACATTGAAACAATAccgataataatcattaatgcTGTTCAACTTAaagaataaataacaaaattaaatgcaacAACATTttagatgctgatgatggtattacaaattattatatATCATTGTCAATCTGTATTCAACACCATCtatgattattgttattttattaatcaatattgatttatatattcttattcattatatcattattatagcTATCATTATTCGTcttatcattagtagtagtattattatcattatttttgtcattgatatttcattattatcaatattatcattttttactaTTACTGTTCTGAATATCTTATATAACTTGATattgtgattatcattattatcatcgtcatcacaatcaaaatcaatattaaaagtGGTATGATCTTTGGTGTTAATTCTTATCAATTAAttagttttcatcattttctgctCAATGACCGCCCTCCGTATTTATAACCATGTTAAATCTACCTATAGTAttatacacacttaaaatgctGGGCAACCTACTGTCCACTATGTTGGGTAATGTtggtaaaaatataatatatacatgcttatttttattacccaattattcgTTTTTATTACCAAATTTTGACAGATAGTGTGTTACCCAGTGATGGTTAATAATTGATCCTTTTTGCCTAAACTTTTTTAAGAGTACGCTTtcgaaatgttttattttttatacaagcTGTTTAACCTTAATACATTACctgtttgaatatattttaaagtGTTCAGACTCTTAAacagcaaagtttgatttttgaTTTGATTCTCAATTGAAATCAAGCATGGGTATTTGAAATTCTAAACATCTCTTGTCTTTTTAACAACTAAAGATTCAATGGTAAACAGCgttaaatgtattttcaaacagcatttttactgtgataattatgaataaatttaccTTCCGTCGCAACTCCTGCTCAAAGTCAACCTGGTTCTTGACTTTGTGATTTTGATGATCAACGAGTACGCACTTGTGACAGACATGGACCTTACAAACCTCACAAAACATGTCCTTGTTCTCTGGTTTGTGGATGGAACACTTCTCGAATAAATGACCAATGCTGACCTTCCCttcgatgacatcatccatGGAGACAATCTCATGATCTTCAAAGACTGACAGATAATGATGACATTGCAAACATTTATCACATATGCAGTTATTACAGGTTCTGCAGAATGAGACAGCATCTCCTTGAAGCTTGCAACCAGAACATTTTGGTCGCATCTCGAGAACAGCATTCATCCCTCCACACTTGGCGTGGTAATCGTCTACGCATCCGTTGATGGAGACATTGAGGCGGAGATCATCGACACGGTTGGCGGACAACTTGGTGGTCTCCCTGCAGAGAGGACAGACCATGTGATCAAGGTCCTGGTGGGTTAGATCGTACTTCTTGAGGCATCGCCTACAAAATGTGTGTCCACATGAAGTTAAGATTGTCGCCTCGACAAATATATCAAGACATAGTGGACATATCAGGTTCGGTGAAGAGCTTGATGCATTCTCTGATCCACACTTCTCAGCCATCGCTAAATTAATTTACAAACACGAGATCTAAATTCCTCAATGTCTATCAGTACTAACGTATATTGAAACGTCAAGTTGGTGTTACATCGCAATGCCCCAGCTTCATACTATTGTTGTACTTCAATACAAATTCAACTACAAGTCAAACACACCCACTTTGAACAATAAAACTGGGTATTCCCAGCTACCTTTGAACTTGGCTGCgtgttatgtatttattcatcaatAGAGGGGGTGTCATTATCAAATTAGGCAATTTCGTCTTTATGTGCAAAACCCCACAGTGGATGATTTTATCTTTCTAATATTACATGCAGGCAAATCTATTTCCCTATTAATAAGACGTTTTATGAGGTTACCTGACCCGAATTATcgaatttttctttattaaaagacGGTTAACTGTGTAACTCAATTATTAatatgtaaaaaagaaaatgaatcaattttccatgattttttttattacgcACAAATCGCAGAATGgattatttgatatttccaATGCTTTAAtcatctctatttctctatcaagcattttttttttaggttacctaacttattttttttcatcatttagaGATCtgattatgtaaaaaaaaggaaagattttCTTCTATAATTTTTGTCTCTATGTGTAAGAATCCCAGCAtagattatttgatatt
This window of the Lytechinus variegatus isolate NC3 chromosome 14, Lvar_3.0, whole genome shotgun sequence genome carries:
- the LOC121428089 gene encoding E3 ubiquitin-protein ligase TRIM71-like yields the protein MAEKCGSENASSSSPNLICPLCLDIFVEATILTSCGHTFCRRCLKKYDLTHQDLDHMVCPLCRETTKLSANRVDDLRLNVSINGCVDDYHAKCGGMNAVLEMRPKCSGCKLQGDAVSFCRTCNNCICDKCLQCHHYLSVFEDHEIVSMDDVIEGKVSIGHLFEKCSIHKPENKDMFCEVCKVHVCHKCVLVDHQNHKVKNQVDFEQELRRKVTDLAQRCADKKAELEKNIQNIEIQRHEVHTAVQTLLDDVKQAYNIKAKELEENLRNLTDSIHALQHSFDDDLDVLKSKDRQRIKSICSSITLVDNDRLGHLETDTLSAHILLCEELDAMLKEVTDHTSAEAIKKKAQEKRFKPADDTRLDLGSISEHTDHTSAEAIKKKAHEKRFKLADDTQLDLGSISGSDPKMEVIQCIDLRGRMFGMARYSLSTVAIGNGWDAQGIDIIDSNGGKQRYSNILALNDMYCYDLILQRDGALCVSIGSTEAHIYSPLGSRKATIHVRDNGNFLRVNRSPSDEIIITNYGKQVYIYDPTGSTLKHTVQTKHKTEQASITRTGLIVTSSCWRNPSMVTVCDRDGNAGESLQAQKGVYLFAAVDEQDWVYVASVDVKNSSVVIRLYDLDGLNLKERVEFNALNMTLVWNWCYLVSLSPDMLAFACEKKLYFIKVSL